TACCAACTGGACAGTTTGGATTTGGTGATTCGTGAAATCTAAATAAATCTGCCTTATTCTCTGGTTCAGTTGCTGCGTATACATCAAGGAAACTAATCTTATTTAGAGGTCTAGTCAACTCGATTCCTCCAGTACCTCTTGCTACTTTTATTAGTCCAGCATTTTTCAGCTTTGTCAGAAGCCTTCGAACTATGACAGGATTTGTATTTATACTTCCTGCTAGAAAATCGCTCGTTACCTTGTATTCATTCTTAAAGGCATCCACACATGTAAGAATATGTAATGCAACTGTAAATTTACTAGAAATTTGCATATGCTTTCCTCCTTCTTGCTTAAATTATACCCTCTTTGATGTAACCTAAACAGTTACATTAATATTTTATAAAAAAAAGAGCCATCCTTAGAAAATCACAATTTACGATTCCTAGGATGACCCTCTAAATTAAATTCTATCTGAATACCACTTATTTTCACCAGCAAAGCCATAATACTTCTCGTCGATAAGCCAATTATTTTCGTCTAATCTAAGAACAAACTTATGCCTCATCTCTGTGACATCTATATAATCTATAACCACAGTTGCAAGTTTTTCTCTTTTCATTGTGAACGTGGCATCAAAATCATCGCCTTTAGCATATGAGTAATTGCTTGGAAATCCACATGAACTAGCATACCCCTTTGAAAGAAGTTTATTACTTACCCTACCCTCGATTAGATCAGTGTATCTATCATAGTATTCGTCCATCAAATCTTCCCATCTAGGGTGAACCTGATATTCAGGAATATTAAGTTCCTTCTTCTCTGCTTCTAAAGATTCATCTCTTTCGAAGATTTCTTCTTCAAGTAGTGTCAACTTCTTTAGTAAATCTAGAAGTGGCATAAGTATTTCCTCAGCCCTGCTCTCATATTTAGGTAATGTGTTAAGAAAAAGCCTCATATTATCTCCTATTCATATGAGTAATTTTAAGTCGTACTACAATAAGTATAATCGCTGCAAGTGACATAAACATCATAGATATATATATCATAGTATTTGCAATATCACCCGTATTCGGTGTTTTAGGCGGTGTCTTTGGTGTTGGCTTGTTATTTGTAGGTGGCACATTTGGTGGAGGTGGAATTACAGGCTCAAAGCTATTTGTAATCTCATATCCTTGTGCACCATCTGTTATTTTCGTCTTATAACCAGAAACTACATCTTCCTTGATTGTATATTTAATTTCATCAAGCCCATTATACTTTGGAAGATTTGTAAAAGTATACTCCCAGTTATCTGTAGCTTTCACATAGACATCTGTAAGTTCTACACCATCTGCAAAGAGTCTCACATGTATCTGGTTTGGACGACTCGAAAGCGAGTTTTCATCGTTTACCCAATTCTTCTTAACCGGTATGGACACCTTTTCTTGAACAAGTTTATTTGTAATTGTCAAAGTAGCTTGGTTTTCAACAGTTGCTTGATTAGCCTCGGTGCTGGTTGATGTAACTTCGTAGCTCTTACCGTTATATACGCTAATATTGTTTTCGTCTTGGTTAGCTTCCTTAATCGTGTATACGATAGCAGTCTTAGTTACTGTTCCATCGTTATGTTGCTCAACATTATACTTACGTAGATGCGTAAAAGTTGCCTTCCAATTATTTGCTGCTGTAATTTTTAAGGTCTTCTCAGTATTTACTCCATCAGCAAAAAGCTTAACAGTAATTTCGTTAACTTCTGGTGCATTAATCGCGTTACCATCAGAATCTAGCCATTTCTTTGTTGCTTCAATTGACATTGTATCGATAAGTTGATTTGAAACCTTATCAGTCTCACGCAATCTTGTCTCGTTATTATATATGACACTAAGAGTATTATGTGCAAATGTTTCCGAAAGCATTGGATTATATTCAGGACTCTTCATAGTTAAATATGCGGAAAGGACCTTATATGGCTCTAGAATTGTTCCATTCTTACCTACAATTTTGATAGCTTTAACCTTGGTGTAATCACCAGGGTTTTCCTTCCAAGCACTGCTATTAAGTTCATTAGCATCATCTTTATTAGGATACCTGTCAGTGCGATAGTAAATATAATAATCTCCACTAACATCATTTGCTCCTATTTTAAGTTCAATAGGTCCCTGAAGAGTATTGCTAAAGCTAGAGCCTCTTCCATCACCAACATGAGGAAGAACATCATACATCAAAATTCTGTCCATAGGCGTATTGTAATAGTTACGAACGCTCATGCGATACTGGAATAGGCCACCATTTTCACCATCTCCTGAGAAATCGGTAGTTATGGTATTCTTTGTAAATGTTCTGCTCAAAACAGCAGCTCCACCAGCAACACTTGGTTCAAGACTCCTAATATGTTTATCTGACTGAATGCTCTCTACATTATTACCTAATACCTTAGCTACCGCCTTAAGAATTGTCTCATCAACGATACCATTTTTGTTAATATCTAAATCATCCTTTACAAAGTTATTCTCATTGTAAAGACCTGAAAATTCCTCTGGTGTTCCCTTTGTCCAATTGTCTGCATAAAAGTAGACAACATTATCATTATTTATTTCATCATTTTCAGCTTTGCTTGGTATTATGTTGTCATTGATGATTAGATCTGCAATATCAAACGTCAAACTTTGATACTGATATACATATCCCGATGGTGCAACAATTTTAACAGCATCGCGTCCCGTGTCATTATAGTTTTTAATGAACTCTACCGACTGTGGTTGCATATTCGAAAGCACAGGTGCAACATTTGTTAGATTATCATAGGAAACGCCAGTAGGAAGAAGATCTATGAACGTTGGATTTTTGAGATAGCGCGCACTTGATAAAGTATCTAATCTGAAACCAACTCTAGCTGTGAAGCGTTCATTTGGCATTCCCACTCTTTGATAGCGTGATTCCTTTGATAGCCAAACCTTTTCACTAAATGGTGTATAGAAAGTATTCCAATCACCTGATAGCTTAAGCGGGTCTTTACTTCCATCTTCATTAACTCTGTTAACATTTGCTTTAATCACATTTGTTAGAGGGTCTGCACTATACTTTTCTCTAAATGGATCTATAAACATCATCT
The nucleotide sequence above comes from Eubacterium sulci ATCC 35585. Encoded proteins:
- a CDS encoding transcriptional regulator; the encoded protein is MQISSKFTVALHILTCVDAFKNEYKVTSDFLAGSINTNPVIVRRLLTKLKNAGLIKVARGTGGIELTRPLNKISFLDVYAATEPENKADLFRFHESPNPNCPVGRNIHNLLDGKLAAIQEAMESEMKRYTIADLSSELHELLREQE